From a single Leptospira levettii genomic region:
- a CDS encoding FYDLN acid domain-containing protein produces the protein MVAKKAAKKQAPPPKKKAVAKEKPNKDAKSSSPKEDKKKAVVGSKAPATKAKVVPAPKTATATKDKPAPQAKAPAVKIDPNNPLGKKFNCYSCGTKFYDLNKPEKKCPKCGADQLAKPAIKSRMAAIRSSEYEVEEEEEPVIEDDELLEETEELEETEEEEVVAEEEE, from the coding sequence ATGGTCGCAAAAAAAGCAGCAAAGAAACAAGCACCGCCGCCCAAAAAGAAAGCGGTTGCCAAAGAAAAACCGAATAAGGACGCCAAGTCCTCTTCCCCGAAGGAAGATAAAAAAAAGGCCGTAGTCGGGTCCAAAGCCCCTGCTACGAAGGCAAAGGTCGTACCTGCGCCTAAAACAGCCACAGCAACCAAGGACAAACCGGCACCACAAGCCAAAGCTCCTGCTGTGAAAATTGATCCGAACAACCCTCTCGGAAAGAAGTTTAACTGTTACTCCTGTGGAACGAAGTTTTATGATTTGAATAAACCTGAAAAAAAATGTCCGAAATGTGGAGCTGACCAGTTGGCAAAACCAGCGATCAAATCCCGTATGGCTGCCATTCGCAGTTCGGAATACGAAGTGGAAGAAGAGGAAGAACCAGTCATTGAAGATGATGAACTCTTAGAAGAAACTGAGGAATTGGAAGAGACCGAAGAAGAGGAGGTCGTTGCCGAGGAAGAGGAGTGA
- a CDS encoding pyridoxine 5'-phosphate synthase, with protein sequence MTQLSVNVNKIATLRNSRGGSIPNVLKLSEIILDSGAHGITVHPRSDERHITKQDVFELKEFLESYNQKITKLGISKKEYNIEGEPSERFLELVLKAKPDQATLVPVKPGEITSDHGFDFRDPNTFSTLKPIVEAFRKEGIRVSLFMETDFTFYDQVTLLGAERIELYTGPYAHAFDTDVEKGIQIFESYQKAAIEANKRGLGVNAGHDLDTKNLQVFAKLPFLAEVSIGHRLMAQSLVDGLGFTVKEYLKVLSQGNES encoded by the coding sequence ATGACCCAATTAAGTGTCAATGTCAACAAGATCGCCACTCTCCGCAATTCTAGGGGAGGATCCATTCCAAATGTTCTGAAATTGTCAGAAATCATATTAGATTCTGGTGCCCATGGGATTACAGTTCACCCTCGATCTGATGAAAGGCATATCACCAAACAAGATGTATTCGAATTAAAGGAATTTTTGGAATCCTACAATCAAAAAATAACTAAATTAGGAATTTCTAAAAAAGAATACAATATTGAAGGAGAACCAAGTGAACGCTTTTTGGAGCTTGTCCTTAAGGCAAAACCAGACCAAGCCACTCTTGTTCCCGTAAAACCAGGCGAAATCACATCGGATCATGGTTTTGATTTTAGAGATCCCAATACCTTTTCGACTCTAAAACCGATCGTAGAGGCATTCAGAAAAGAAGGGATCCGAGTCTCTCTTTTTATGGAAACTGATTTTACTTTTTATGACCAGGTCACTCTTCTCGGTGCCGAACGGATTGAACTGTATACAGGTCCATATGCCCACGCATTTGATACAGATGTAGAGAAAGGCATTCAAATTTTTGAATCCTATCAAAAGGCCGCAATTGAAGCAAACAAACGAGGATTAGGTGTAAATGCTGGACATGACCTCGATACAAAAAATTTACAAGTATTTGCAAAACTACCGTTTCTTGCTGAGGTTTCGATTGGGCATCGACTCATGGCCCAAAGTTTGGTAGATGGTTTAGGGTTTACAGTAAAAGAATATCTTAAAGTTCTTTCGCAAGGAAACGAATCTTAA
- a CDS encoding tetratricopeptide repeat protein codes for MHNIDGDMRSFVVLIFALSLWFCSSEPEKNPNRDPYSLETLLFLEEVLLDVWENPSAKEDAMSRLRYVCRTKDTDDGYLCYMWGLLEYQRGNYNESYAGFRKALEKNPNDTLYKNMLRLSAEKSGNLADLKAHSYDGEVLASLSELEKQCKEEKSPNISTFQFLIERGVFTKESLKRGSFSTCFQKLEPNEQISLQKQIRNPNVSYKERLYADQMKSDPFTKIWDTSSYHRGELGKEMVGGTQGAVSATVSSNADGNPSLVTGSIRPSPMTEAWRKVKLTSLSGNEAQAKEAFKQFLTEVRVSKTKGKSEAMMATALERAAKLLLEQDPSYVKIRFLAKEL; via the coding sequence ATGCATAACATAGACGGTGACATGCGCTCATTCGTTGTCCTGATTTTTGCCCTTTCTCTCTGGTTTTGTTCCTCCGAGCCAGAAAAGAACCCAAATCGTGATCCTTATAGTTTGGAAACCCTACTTTTTTTGGAAGAGGTATTACTTGATGTTTGGGAAAACCCTTCCGCAAAAGAAGATGCAATGTCTCGACTAAGATATGTTTGCCGAACGAAAGATACTGACGATGGATATTTATGTTACATGTGGGGACTTTTGGAATACCAACGTGGCAATTACAATGAAAGTTATGCCGGTTTTCGAAAGGCTTTAGAAAAAAATCCAAACGACACTCTTTATAAAAACATGTTACGATTATCCGCTGAAAAATCGGGAAACTTAGCGGATTTAAAAGCCCATTCGTATGATGGGGAAGTCCTCGCTTCTCTTTCTGAATTGGAGAAACAATGCAAAGAGGAAAAATCCCCGAACATTTCCACCTTTCAATTTTTGATCGAACGGGGTGTATTCACCAAAGAGTCATTAAAACGTGGTAGTTTTTCGACTTGTTTCCAAAAATTAGAACCAAACGAACAAATTTCTCTCCAAAAACAAATCCGTAATCCCAATGTATCCTATAAAGAAAGATTGTATGCGGACCAAATGAAGTCGGATCCATTTACCAAAATTTGGGATACATCTTCTTACCACCGAGGGGAATTGGGAAAGGAAATGGTGGGTGGAACACAAGGGGCAGTTTCTGCAACTGTCTCATCCAATGCTGATGGGAATCCTTCTCTTGTTACTGGTTCCATTCGCCCCTCTCCGATGACGGAAGCCTGGCGTAAGGTAAAACTAACTTCTCTTTCCGGGAACGAAGCTCAGGCAAAAGAAGCTTTTAAACAGTTTCTGACCGAAGTCAGAGTCTCCAAAACAAAGGGTAAATCGGAAGCGATGATGGCAACCGCCTTAGAACGAGCTGCAAAATTATTGCTCGAACAAGACCCGAGTTACGTTAAGATTCGTTTCCTTGCGAAAGAACTTTAA
- a CDS encoding S41 family peptidase encodes MKRFVYLLSFFTLLSFALPVGFISCEPEAKKAQNRETNFTYVDFETVIRTVDKLYIDKHINVNRAYTDAASFAFLSLPHPLYIYPESYFKEREKYDDKEDLWPGTTFKISPSDKFVVFDPDYTQVEKIQKEKRKKNENRKLSDAELKKLIEKEKLKKSVISARWEEINFSRKDFDRVVTYIQDNLDKYKTPVLKGLVELDGELPDEEEEDKKEFRMEQVFVAAANGYLNSLDPHSNVFLEEVWEESMSKISDGSFEGIGAILSGGGSREVIVENPLEGSPALKAGIRSGDNIVAVDGKLIKNLSLDKVVKKIKGPKATKVVLTISRKGNTGKIDIEVIRDKITIKNVTYHLVKENPQVAYIKLTGFVKPGNGEPPIDTQIAEALAEMEKTAKENGKPLKAVILDLRGNSGGFLDLAVDIADMFIEKGLIVSTKTPGRSDDEKYAKIKDITKLPLAVLMNSKSASASEIVASAIQHHGRGILLGERTFGKATVQTLKKLDNNPNYLLKITNARYYSPSGKTIQVVGVSPDIEVSEEPDGTFPFRYREEDMWNHLPLIPHEGVVKSKFNLNAIKDYAKKNGKADTYLKEHANDAIKPDYMLIRSLDFIEGMLNTK; translated from the coding sequence TTGAAACGATTTGTTTATCTACTATCCTTTTTCACCCTTCTAAGTTTTGCTTTACCAGTTGGTTTTATTTCCTGCGAACCAGAAGCGAAAAAAGCACAAAACCGCGAGACCAATTTCACGTATGTCGACTTTGAAACTGTCATTCGGACAGTAGACAAACTGTACATAGACAAACATATCAATGTAAATCGTGCTTATACCGATGCCGCAAGTTTTGCTTTTTTAAGTTTACCTCACCCTCTTTACATTTACCCAGAAAGTTATTTCAAAGAAAGAGAGAAATATGATGATAAGGAAGACCTCTGGCCAGGGACTACTTTCAAAATCTCTCCATCTGACAAGTTTGTCGTATTTGATCCTGATTACACCCAAGTGGAAAAAATCCAAAAAGAGAAACGGAAAAAAAATGAAAACCGTAAGTTATCTGATGCAGAACTCAAAAAACTGATCGAAAAAGAAAAACTGAAAAAATCAGTGATCTCTGCTCGTTGGGAAGAAATTAATTTTTCAAGAAAGGATTTTGATCGGGTTGTCACTTACATCCAAGACAATTTGGATAAATACAAAACGCCTGTACTAAAAGGACTCGTGGAACTTGACGGTGAACTTCCTGATGAAGAGGAAGAAGACAAAAAAGAATTCCGCATGGAACAAGTGTTTGTTGCCGCTGCGAATGGTTATTTAAACTCTCTTGATCCACATTCCAATGTCTTTTTGGAAGAAGTTTGGGAAGAATCCATGTCCAAAATCAGTGATGGATCTTTTGAAGGGATTGGTGCCATCCTCTCTGGTGGTGGAAGTCGTGAGGTGATTGTTGAAAATCCATTGGAAGGAAGTCCTGCACTCAAAGCTGGGATCCGCAGTGGAGACAATATTGTTGCCGTTGATGGTAAACTCATCAAAAACTTGTCTCTTGATAAAGTAGTTAAAAAAATCAAAGGACCAAAAGCAACAAAAGTTGTACTTACCATCTCTCGGAAAGGGAATACAGGAAAAATAGATATCGAAGTGATTCGTGATAAAATCACAATCAAAAACGTAACGTATCACTTAGTAAAAGAAAATCCACAAGTTGCTTATATCAAACTTACTGGATTTGTAAAACCTGGAAACGGGGAACCACCAATTGATACACAAATTGCAGAAGCTTTAGCAGAAATGGAAAAAACTGCCAAAGAGAATGGCAAACCGTTAAAAGCTGTGATTTTAGACCTAAGAGGAAACTCAGGTGGATTTTTGGATTTAGCTGTGGATATCGCTGATATGTTCATCGAAAAAGGACTGATTGTTTCTACAAAAACTCCTGGAAGAAGTGATGATGAAAAATATGCAAAAATCAAAGACATCACAAAACTTCCGCTAGCTGTTCTTATGAATTCAAAATCAGCATCTGCTTCTGAAATTGTGGCAAGTGCGATTCAACACCATGGACGTGGTATTTTACTTGGTGAAAGGACATTCGGAAAGGCAACTGTTCAAACATTAAAAAAATTGGACAACAATCCAAATTACCTTTTGAAAATCACAAATGCTAGGTATTATTCTCCTTCCGGAAAAACCATCCAAGTAGTTGGAGTTTCACCTGACATTGAAGTTTCAGAAGAACCAGATGGAACCTTCCCTTTCCGGTACAGAGAAGAGGATATGTGGAACCACTTACCTCTCATTCCACATGAAGGCGTTGTGAAATCAAAATTCAATTTGAATGCGATTAAGGATTATGCCAAAAAAAATGGCAAAGCTGATACGTATTTGAAAGAACACGCAAACGATGCGATCAAACCTGATTATATGTTAATTAGAAGTTTGGACTTTATCGAAGGGATGTTGAATACGAAATAA
- the nadB gene encoding L-aspartate oxidase, with translation MTRIKSDFLIIGSGVSGLFTALKLAPLGSVVVVTKKADYESNTNYAQGGIASVFDDKDKFEEHIKDTLESGAGLCDLEAVRVLVEEGPTRVKELLDLGVPFTRNQTGELDLAREGGHSKNRIIHSLDRTGSAVEQSLLDHVHANQNIRILENHACVDLITKHHLKNKENLPLRCYGAYIVDTETGEVFPVLAKKTILATGGAGQVYLHTTNPNIATGDGVASAYRAGAIVKNMEFYQFHPTSLFHEQGNSFLISEAVRGHGGILREIGGRPFMKDYHEMGELAPRDIVARAIDDTMKKRGEPHVLLDITHRPANDIISHFPSIYERCKKLGIDITTDPIPVVPAAHYMCGGVATDLLGRTNIADLYACGETTCTGVHGGNRLASNSLLECLVFSHRIANDIKLEGKLEYSAETDLIPDWNKEGTTNTEEWVLISHDLIEIKTIMSNYVGIVRSDMRLERALRRLKLISQEVKDYYNRTTVSLGLLELRNLVKVAELIVRSALLRKESRGLHYSTDYPEDRTPSRQDTILSHQL, from the coding sequence GTGACTCGAATTAAATCAGATTTTCTGATCATAGGAAGCGGAGTGAGTGGTCTCTTTACCGCGTTAAAATTAGCTCCGCTTGGTTCGGTTGTTGTTGTTACAAAAAAAGCAGACTACGAATCAAATACCAACTATGCGCAAGGTGGGATTGCATCTGTTTTTGATGATAAGGACAAATTCGAAGAACACATCAAAGACACTTTAGAATCGGGAGCAGGATTATGTGATCTTGAAGCGGTTCGTGTTTTGGTAGAAGAAGGTCCAACCCGAGTCAAAGAACTATTGGACTTGGGTGTTCCTTTCACAAGAAACCAAACGGGTGAATTGGATTTAGCGCGAGAAGGTGGACATAGCAAAAATAGGATCATCCACTCTCTTGACAGAACAGGTAGTGCCGTTGAACAATCGTTACTTGATCATGTTCATGCAAACCAAAACATTCGAATTCTAGAAAACCATGCATGTGTAGACTTAATCACCAAACACCATTTAAAAAATAAAGAAAATTTACCATTACGATGTTATGGAGCCTACATTGTAGATACAGAAACTGGTGAAGTATTTCCAGTGCTTGCGAAAAAAACAATTTTAGCAACTGGTGGTGCTGGCCAAGTGTATTTGCACACAACTAATCCAAACATTGCCACTGGTGATGGTGTAGCCAGTGCTTACAGAGCTGGTGCCATTGTCAAAAATATGGAATTTTACCAATTCCATCCTACTTCGCTTTTCCATGAACAGGGAAATAGTTTTTTAATTTCAGAAGCAGTCAGAGGCCATGGTGGTATCTTACGCGAGATAGGTGGCAGGCCATTCATGAAAGACTATCATGAAATGGGAGAATTAGCACCTAGAGATATAGTGGCACGGGCAATTGATGATACGATGAAAAAAAGAGGGGAACCACATGTACTCCTTGATATCACTCATAGACCTGCCAATGACATCATAAGCCATTTTCCCTCTATTTATGAACGATGTAAAAAACTAGGGATTGATATCACAACCGATCCAATTCCAGTTGTTCCCGCTGCACATTATATGTGTGGTGGTGTCGCAACAGATCTCTTAGGACGAACTAACATTGCAGACTTATATGCTTGTGGTGAAACAACGTGTACGGGTGTCCATGGTGGTAACCGTTTAGCTTCCAATAGTTTATTGGAATGTTTGGTATTTTCCCATCGGATTGCAAATGATATCAAATTAGAAGGGAAACTAGAGTATTCTGCGGAAACCGATTTGATTCCTGATTGGAACAAAGAAGGAACAACGAACACGGAAGAATGGGTATTAATTTCCCATGACTTAATCGAAATTAAAACCATCATGAGTAATTATGTTGGAATTGTTAGATCTGATATGAGATTAGAACGTGCCCTTCGTCGATTAAAACTGATCTCACAAGAAGTAAAAGATTATTACAATCGAACGACTGTTTCTTTGGGTCTACTAGAACTTCGAAATTTAGTAAAAGTTGCCGAACTCATTGTGAGATCCGCGTTATTACGTAAGGAAAGCCGGGGTCTTCATTATAGTACGGATTACCCGGAAGACCGAACTCCTTCTAGGCAAGACACAATCCTTTCCCATCAATTATAA
- a CDS encoding tyrosine-type recombinase/integrase, whose product MIKLKYKSNDKRFHLYFPYSELYIKIAKSIPKAMYHPEDKSWSYPNEVSSIKRVLFEFSEYDIRYLANEIPKQCGILEDFFRSARERNFSFFTTKTYYSHLYRLLLFTEKLPMNIVSKDIENYLDFQVKEKSLRSASIRSARQAFIFYFREVRKQMKNLKFPKMKIDNKLPEVLSAEETRAIFNALPNLKHKILLLISYSAGLRVGEVIHLQLKDIDLERNMIRITQGKGKKDRYTILANSLILELKEYLQVREYNLLLKYSFNEVKNITWLFPGAGKRPLHIRTAESIFNQAAAKAKITKKVTFHSLRHAFATHLLELGTDLRMIQTLLGHSSVRTTQIYTKVARSRLENIKSPLDQMPKPKT is encoded by the coding sequence ATGATCAAACTCAAATACAAATCAAATGATAAACGATTCCATCTATATTTTCCGTATTCGGAATTGTACATCAAAATCGCAAAATCGATTCCAAAGGCAATGTACCACCCGGAAGATAAGAGTTGGTCCTATCCTAATGAAGTTTCATCCATTAAACGCGTGTTATTTGAATTTTCTGAATATGATATTCGATATCTAGCGAATGAGATCCCCAAACAATGTGGGATTTTGGAAGATTTTTTTCGTTCGGCCAGGGAAAGGAATTTTTCATTCTTCACAACCAAAACATATTATTCACATCTATACAGACTGTTGCTTTTTACAGAGAAATTACCAATGAATATTGTATCGAAGGATATAGAAAATTATTTGGACTTTCAAGTAAAAGAAAAATCATTACGTTCTGCTTCCATCCGAAGTGCAAGACAAGCATTCATTTTCTATTTTCGGGAAGTCCGTAAGCAGATGAAAAATCTTAAATTTCCAAAAATGAAAATCGATAACAAATTACCTGAAGTTTTATCAGCGGAAGAAACTAGAGCTATATTCAATGCACTTCCGAACTTAAAACATAAAATACTACTCCTCATTAGTTACTCAGCTGGATTACGAGTAGGTGAAGTGATCCATTTACAATTAAAAGATATCGATTTAGAAAGGAACATGATCCGTATCACCCAGGGAAAAGGCAAAAAAGATAGATACACAATTCTTGCCAATTCCCTCATTCTCGAGCTTAAAGAATACTTACAGGTAAGAGAATACAATTTGCTTTTAAAATATAGTTTTAATGAGGTAAAAAATATAACTTGGTTATTTCCGGGTGCTGGGAAAAGACCCCTTCACATCAGAACGGCTGAATCCATTTTTAACCAAGCAGCCGCTAAAGCAAAGATCACCAAAAAAGTCACCTTTCATAGTTTGCGGCATGCATTTGCGACACATCTGTTGGAACTCGGAACGGATCTAAGAATGATCCAAACTCTACTCGGACACTCAAGTGTCCGAACCACACAAATATACACCAAAGTTGCAAGGAGTCGATTGGAAAATATCAAAAGCCCTCTTGACCAAATGCCAAAACCAAAAACTTAA